In Micromonospora sp. NBC_01813, the following are encoded in one genomic region:
- a CDS encoding MoaD/ThiS family protein, which translates to MAAGPSVTVRYFAGARAAAGRAEESAPAGLDRAGFVAELTSRHGDQLGRVLSAASFLVDGTVWHDRHAPLPAGATVDVLPPFAGG; encoded by the coding sequence ATGGCAGCTGGGCCGTCGGTGACGGTGCGCTACTTCGCCGGGGCACGGGCGGCGGCCGGCCGCGCCGAGGAGTCCGCCCCCGCCGGCCTGGATCGGGCCGGCTTCGTGGCCGAGTTGACCAGCCGGCACGGCGACCAGCTGGGTCGGGTGCTGTCGGCGGCGAGTTTCCTCGTCGACGGCACGGTCTGGCATGATCGTCACGCACCGTTGCCGGCCGGTGCCACGGTCGACGTGCTGCCACCGTTCGCCGGCGGCTGA
- a CDS encoding TIGR04282 family arsenosugar biosynthesis glycosyltransferase, which yields MTVLVVMAKSPVAGQVKTRLCPPATPADAARIAAAALLDTIDAVRNTAGVSPVLALAGRLADADGPAGTAAELAAATSGWQVLPQRGADLADRLANAHADVAAAYPGEQVLQIGMDTPQLTADRLTDAVDLLTDAGAVLGPAVDGGWWALGLQNPCDADVLRTVPMSTADTGRRTWLALHGRGLFVARLPLLRDVDDWGDALAVARLVPGGRFARQVAALRPARPATVAEVDR from the coding sequence GTGACCGTCCTGGTGGTGATGGCGAAGTCCCCGGTCGCCGGGCAGGTGAAGACCCGGCTCTGCCCACCGGCGACGCCGGCCGACGCGGCCCGGATCGCCGCTGCGGCGCTGCTGGACACGATCGACGCGGTGCGGAACACCGCAGGGGTCAGCCCGGTGCTGGCATTGGCTGGTCGGCTCGCCGACGCCGACGGGCCCGCTGGTACGGCCGCCGAGTTGGCGGCGGCGACCAGCGGCTGGCAGGTGTTGCCGCAGCGCGGTGCCGACCTCGCCGACCGGCTGGCGAACGCGCACGCCGACGTGGCGGCCGCCTACCCGGGGGAGCAGGTGCTGCAGATCGGGATGGACACCCCACAGTTGACCGCCGACCGGCTGACCGACGCCGTCGACCTGCTGACCGACGCCGGTGCGGTGCTCGGCCCGGCCGTCGACGGGGGCTGGTGGGCGCTCGGCCTGCAGAACCCCTGCGACGCCGACGTGCTGCGTACCGTGCCGATGTCCACGGCGGACACCGGGCGGCGGACCTGGCTCGCCCTGCACGGTCGGGGGTTGTTCGTGGCCCGACTGCCGTTGCTGCGGGACGTGGACGACTGGGGCGACGCGCTGGCAGTGGCGCGACTGGTCCCCGGCGGCCGGTTCGCCCGCCAGGTCGCGGCGCTGCGGCCGGCCCGGCCGGCGACGGTCGCCGAGGTCGATCGGTGA
- a CDS encoding fructosamine kinase family protein, with the protein MDLAYLRAHPEHLPTFLTHQRIRETPVAGGSICTASRLTLDDGNSVFAKSWPEAAGAPAPAGFFTTEAAGLRWLGAAGGAPVPEVIVALPQLLALEWVEPGEPHAEAAERFGRELAVTHRAGAPRFGADWPGFIGSLPQDNTPVEEGSWSAWFAQRRLLPYLRMSVDNGALTATDVALVEQLINKIDGYGGDEPPARVHGDLWPGNLLWAADGRCRLVDPAAHGGHRETDLAQLALFGGAPHLDRILAGYQQQWPLADGWTARVPVHQLQLLLVHTALFGAAYRSAVADAARTALRC; encoded by the coding sequence ATGGATCTGGCGTACCTGCGGGCTCACCCGGAGCACCTGCCGACGTTCCTCACCCATCAGCGGATCCGGGAGACGCCGGTGGCCGGTGGCAGCATCTGTACGGCGAGTCGACTCACCCTCGACGATGGCAACTCGGTGTTCGCCAAGTCCTGGCCGGAGGCCGCCGGCGCGCCGGCTCCGGCGGGATTCTTCACCACCGAGGCGGCCGGGCTGCGGTGGTTGGGTGCGGCCGGCGGGGCACCGGTGCCCGAGGTGATCGTCGCGCTGCCGCAGCTGCTGGCCCTGGAGTGGGTCGAGCCTGGTGAGCCGCACGCCGAAGCCGCCGAACGGTTCGGCCGGGAGTTGGCGGTCACCCACCGGGCCGGGGCACCGCGCTTCGGGGCGGACTGGCCAGGCTTCATCGGCTCCCTGCCGCAGGACAACACCCCGGTCGAGGAAGGGTCGTGGTCGGCGTGGTTCGCGCAGCGCCGGCTGCTGCCGTACCTGCGGATGTCGGTCGACAACGGCGCGCTCACCGCGACGGACGTCGCCCTGGTCGAGCAGTTGATCAACAAAATCGACGGGTACGGCGGGGACGAACCACCCGCCCGGGTGCACGGTGACCTGTGGCCCGGCAACCTGCTGTGGGCGGCGGACGGCCGCTGCCGGCTGGTGGACCCGGCGGCGCACGGCGGGCACCGGGAGACCGATCTGGCGCAGTTGGCGCTCTTCGGCGGGGCGCCGCACCTGGACCGGATCCTGGCCGGCTACCAGCAGCAGTGGCCGCTGGCGGACGGCTGGACGGCCCGGGTGCCGGTGCATCAGCTGCAGCTGTTGCTGGTGCACACCGCGCTGTTCGGGGCGGCGTACCGGTCGGCGGTGGCCGACGCGGCCCGCACCGCGCTGCGCTGCTGA
- the moaA gene encoding GTP 3',8-cyclase MoaA yields MEPSARPDDGRLIDRYGRVATDLRVSLTDRCNLRCSYCMPPEGLPWLPSPDVLTDDEVIRLIRVAVRLLGVREVRFTGGEPLLRPGLTRIVAEAAALRPRPVLSLTTNGIGLDRLAPGLREAGLDRVNVSLDTLDGERFARLAHRRRLPDVLAGLAGAAAAGLTPVKINAVLLRGVNDDEAPALLRFALDHGYELRFIEQMPLDAQQSWDRAQMVTAAEILAALQAEFDLQPDPVERGAAPAETWLVGGVTGVQGPARVGVIGTITRPFCGDCDRARLTADGQVRDCLFARHESDLRGALRSGADDDELARRWRVAMWGKRAGHGIDDPSFLQPTRPMSAIGG; encoded by the coding sequence ATGGAACCGAGCGCACGGCCCGACGACGGCCGGCTCATCGACCGCTACGGACGCGTCGCCACCGATCTGCGGGTGTCCCTGACCGACCGGTGCAATCTGCGCTGTTCCTACTGCATGCCGCCGGAGGGTCTGCCCTGGCTGCCCAGCCCGGACGTCCTGACCGACGACGAGGTGATCCGGCTGATCCGGGTCGCGGTGCGGCTGCTCGGGGTGCGCGAGGTGCGGTTCACCGGCGGTGAGCCGCTGCTGCGGCCGGGCCTGACCCGGATCGTCGCCGAGGCTGCGGCGCTGCGGCCCCGGCCGGTGCTGTCGCTGACCACCAACGGGATCGGGCTGGACCGGTTGGCTCCCGGGCTGCGCGAGGCGGGCCTGGACCGGGTGAACGTGTCGCTGGACACGCTCGACGGGGAGCGGTTCGCCCGGTTGGCGCACCGGCGGCGGCTGCCGGACGTTCTCGCCGGGCTGGCCGGCGCGGCGGCGGCCGGGCTGACCCCGGTGAAGATCAACGCGGTGCTGCTGCGCGGCGTCAACGACGACGAGGCCCCGGCCCTGCTGCGGTTCGCCCTCGATCACGGTTACGAGTTGCGCTTCATCGAGCAGATGCCACTGGACGCGCAGCAGTCCTGGGACCGCGCGCAGATGGTCACCGCCGCCGAGATTCTGGCCGCGCTGCAGGCCGAGTTCGATCTGCAGCCGGATCCGGTCGAGCGGGGTGCCGCGCCAGCCGAGACCTGGCTGGTCGGGGGCGTCACCGGAGTGCAGGGCCCGGCGCGGGTCGGCGTGATCGGCACGATCACCCGGCCGTTCTGCGGCGACTGCGACCGGGCCCGGCTGACCGCCGACGGTCAGGTGCGGGACTGCCTGTTCGCCCGGCACGAGTCGGACCTGCGCGGCGCGCTGCGCTCCGGTGCCGACGACGACGAGTTGGCGCGCCGGTGGCGGGTGGCGATGTGGGGCAAGCGGGCCGGGCACGGCATCGACGATCCGTCGTTTCTGCAGCCGACCCGGCCGATGTCCGCGATCGGCGGTTGA
- a CDS encoding VOC family protein, with protein MIGRLSAIVLDCPDPQRLARFYCELLGYEITRVDGSWIDISDGDGGPRISFQHAPDHQPPRWPDPARPQQVHLDVRVDDIERAEQAVLALGATRLSDVEPGFRVYADPAGHPFCLEFD; from the coding sequence ATGATCGGACGACTCTCGGCGATCGTGCTCGACTGCCCGGACCCGCAGCGGCTGGCCCGGTTCTACTGCGAACTGCTCGGGTACGAGATCACCCGGGTCGACGGCAGTTGGATCGACATCTCCGACGGCGACGGCGGCCCACGGATCAGCTTTCAGCACGCCCCGGACCATCAGCCGCCCCGCTGGCCGGACCCGGCCCGGCCGCAGCAGGTCCACCTGGATGTCCGGGTCGACGACATCGAACGCGCCGAACAGGCCGTGCTCGCGCTCGGCGCCACCCGGCTGTCGGACGTCGAGCCAGGTTTCCGGGTGTACGCCGACCCCGCCGGCCACCCGTTCTGCCTCGAATTCGACTAG
- a CDS encoding molybdopterin-dependent oxidoreductase codes for MPVDLPASHPPSDDGATTTDDPGPAEGIRWRSPLRGTWLTSVLGAVLLVGLPLVIVTGLLDYSAYGPRFGQAMPADVGWLRLPHFDWPTRPSWLFRVSQGLHVALGIALIPVILVKLWSVIPKLFTWPPIRSVAHALERVSLLLLVGGILFQTVTGVLNVQYAYLFGFDFYTAHYFGAWVFTAAFVVHVILKLPRMVAALRSPPGRAGSRTDRSDTRPTSPEPEPEPEAEADELVAPRPGPSTMSRRGLLALTGGGSLLLAVTTVGQSLDGPWRRLAVLLPRGRQLDDGPNGFPVNRTAAAAGIRPADTGPDWRLELRDAAGRTVRLDRDQLLAMPLHTARLPIACVEGWSTLQTWTGVRLRDLAALAGVPEPTSALVRSIQRSGLFNKATLQANQVLDGDSLLALRVNGVDLSADHGFPARIIVPALPGVRCTKWVRAIEFRGPRR; via the coding sequence GTGCCCGTCGATCTTCCCGCAAGCCACCCGCCATCCGACGACGGCGCCACCACCACCGACGATCCCGGCCCCGCCGAGGGAATCCGCTGGCGCAGCCCGCTGCGCGGCACCTGGCTCACCTCGGTCCTCGGTGCCGTCCTCCTCGTCGGCCTGCCGCTGGTCATCGTCACCGGACTGCTCGACTACAGCGCCTACGGACCTCGGTTCGGCCAGGCGATGCCAGCCGACGTGGGCTGGCTGCGACTGCCTCACTTCGACTGGCCGACCCGGCCCTCCTGGCTGTTCCGGGTCAGTCAGGGCCTGCACGTCGCACTCGGCATCGCCCTGATTCCGGTCATCCTGGTCAAACTCTGGTCGGTCATTCCGAAACTGTTCACCTGGCCGCCGATCCGCTCGGTGGCACACGCACTGGAACGTGTTTCTCTGCTGTTGCTCGTCGGCGGAATTCTGTTCCAGACCGTCACCGGCGTACTCAACGTGCAGTACGCGTATCTGTTCGGCTTCGACTTCTACACCGCCCACTACTTCGGCGCCTGGGTGTTCACCGCCGCATTCGTCGTTCACGTCATCCTCAAACTGCCCCGGATGGTCGCCGCGCTACGGTCCCCGCCGGGCCGCGCCGGGTCGCGTACCGACCGCTCCGACACCCGTCCGACCTCGCCCGAACCCGAACCCGAACCCGAAGCCGAAGCCGACGAGTTGGTCGCCCCGCGCCCCGGTCCGTCGACGATGAGCCGGCGCGGGTTGCTCGCCCTGACCGGCGGCGGGTCGCTGCTGCTGGCCGTGACGACGGTCGGGCAGAGCCTCGACGGCCCGTGGCGGCGCCTCGCGGTGCTGCTGCCCCGGGGCCGGCAGCTCGACGACGGACCGAACGGCTTCCCGGTCAACCGGACGGCCGCCGCCGCCGGCATCCGGCCAGCCGACACCGGCCCCGACTGGCGGCTGGAGCTGCGGGACGCCGCCGGCCGCACCGTGCGGCTCGACCGCGACCAACTGCTCGCCATGCCGCTGCACACCGCCCGGCTGCCGATCGCCTGCGTGGAAGGCTGGTCGACATTGCAGACCTGGACCGGCGTACGGCTGCGCGACCTCGCCGCCCTCGCCGGGGTGCCCGAGCCGACGTCGGCGCTGGTTCGCTCGATCCAGCGCAGCGGGCTGTTCAACAAGGCGACGCTGCAGGCCAATCAGGTGCTCGACGGCGACTCGCTGCTGGCCCTGCGGGTCAACGGGGTCGACCTGTCGGCGGACCACGGCTTCCCAGCCCGGATCATCGTGCCGGCCCTGCCCGGGGTCCGGTGCACCAAGTGGGTACGCGCCATCGAGTTCCGGGGCCCCCGCCGATGA
- the fdhD gene encoding formate dehydrogenase accessory sulfurtransferase FdhD has translation MGRASERRTVLRIDVGDETDAGGPTRRVRRMDTVAGEEPLEIRVGPAGPGRRPPLAVTMRTPGHDIDLAIGFLLTEGLIGAADDVVTAQLCAGTDTDTPNTYNVVDVTLAEHVPPPETDPARNFYTTSSCGVCGKASIDAVRTRSRFDVAADRTALAPRLLAGLPDRLRAAQQGFDRTGGLHAAGLFTADGQLRVVREDVGRHNAVDKVIGWAAREKQLPLHGHLLLVSGRASFELTQKAWMAGIPMLAAISAPSSLAVALAEEAGMTLVGFLRGSTMNVYSGAERLAD, from the coding sequence ATGGGCAGGGCGAGTGAGCGCCGCACGGTGCTGCGGATCGACGTCGGCGACGAGACCGACGCTGGCGGGCCGACTCGGCGGGTACGCCGGATGGACACCGTCGCCGGGGAGGAACCGCTGGAGATCCGGGTCGGCCCGGCCGGGCCGGGCCGGCGGCCCCCGCTGGCGGTCACCATGCGTACCCCGGGTCACGACATCGACCTGGCGATCGGCTTCCTGCTGACCGAGGGGCTGATCGGGGCCGCCGACGACGTGGTGACCGCCCAGCTGTGCGCCGGCACCGACACCGACACCCCGAACACGTACAACGTGGTCGACGTGACCCTCGCCGAGCATGTGCCGCCGCCGGAGACGGACCCGGCCCGCAACTTCTACACGACCAGCTCGTGCGGGGTGTGTGGCAAGGCCAGCATCGACGCCGTCCGCACCCGGTCCCGCTTCGACGTGGCCGCCGACCGGACCGCACTCGCCCCGCGACTGCTGGCCGGCCTGCCGGACCGGCTCCGCGCCGCCCAGCAGGGATTCGACCGGACCGGCGGGCTGCACGCCGCCGGACTGTTCACCGCCGACGGGCAGCTGCGCGTGGTCCGTGAGGACGTCGGCCGGCACAACGCCGTCGACAAGGTGATCGGCTGGGCGGCCCGGGAGAAGCAACTGCCACTGCACGGTCACCTGCTGCTGGTCTCCGGGCGGGCGAGCTTCGAGCTCACCCAGAAGGCATGGATGGCCGGTATCCCGATGCTGGCGGCGATCTCCGCACCGAGCAGCCTGGCGGTGGCACTCGCCGAGGAGGCCGGCATGACCCTGGTCGGCTTCCTGCGCGGGTCGACGATGAACGTCTACTCCGGCGCCGAGCGCCTCGCGGACTAG
- a CDS encoding metallophosphoesterase: protein MLAVLGFVATLTLVTSLIHFYLWRRLVRDTTRPGRWRRAGSLLALGLAILVPTTMVSTRSAGMSWLAWPGYVWLAVMFYLLVVLVALEVPMLVVRLVGRARSRQVGTSAPVPVTVPPPPAAPPPPVAPPPPAELPGGRPVDDVVPDPSRRLLIARGVAIFAGLTAAGVTGYGVRTALGPPQLDRVRIPLARLPRAMDGLRIATVSDIHIGPLTGPAHTARIVELINSLDADLVAVVGDLVDGTVTELGSSAAPLANLRSRYGSFFVTGNHEYYSGVEEWVAEVDRLGLQVLVNERRGIVTPGGVLDLAGVNDATGETAEVSGQLAGPDYERALGDRDPDRPVVLLAHQPVQAQEAARFGVDLQLSGHTHGGQLVPFNLLVGLAQPVVSGLGSVDGTQVYVTNGAGFWGPPVRVGAPPQVSLVELRAG from the coding sequence GTGCTCGCCGTACTCGGGTTCGTCGCCACACTGACGCTGGTCACCAGCCTGATCCACTTCTACCTGTGGCGGCGGTTGGTCCGGGACACCACCCGACCTGGACGGTGGCGACGGGCCGGCAGCCTGCTGGCCCTCGGGCTGGCGATCCTGGTGCCGACGACCATGGTGAGCACCCGCTCCGCCGGGATGTCCTGGCTGGCCTGGCCGGGCTACGTCTGGCTGGCGGTGATGTTCTACCTGCTGGTCGTCCTGGTCGCGCTGGAGGTGCCGATGCTGGTGGTCCGGCTGGTCGGCCGGGCCCGCAGCCGCCAGGTCGGCACGAGCGCACCGGTGCCGGTGACCGTCCCGCCGCCGCCGGCCGCTCCGCCGCCGCCGGTCGCTCCGCCGCCGCCGGCCGAATTGCCCGGCGGTCGCCCAGTCGACGACGTCGTGCCCGACCCCAGCCGCCGGCTGCTGATCGCCCGGGGCGTCGCGATCTTCGCCGGGCTGACCGCGGCCGGCGTCACCGGCTACGGGGTGCGCACCGCGCTCGGCCCGCCCCAGCTGGACCGGGTACGGATCCCACTCGCCCGGCTGCCCCGCGCCATGGACGGCCTGCGCATCGCCACCGTCTCCGACATCCACATCGGCCCGCTGACCGGGCCGGCGCACACCGCCCGGATCGTGGAGCTGATCAACAGTCTGGACGCCGATCTGGTCGCCGTGGTCGGCGACCTGGTCGACGGCACCGTCACCGAGCTCGGCAGCAGCGCCGCCCCGCTGGCCAACCTGCGCTCCCGCTACGGCAGCTTCTTCGTCACCGGCAACCACGAGTACTACTCCGGTGTCGAGGAGTGGGTCGCCGAGGTGGACCGGCTCGGCCTGCAGGTACTGGTCAACGAACGTCGGGGGATCGTCACCCCGGGCGGCGTACTCGACCTGGCCGGGGTGAACGACGCGACCGGGGAGACCGCCGAGGTGTCCGGGCAGCTGGCCGGCCCGGACTACGAGCGGGCACTCGGTGACCGGGATCCGGACCGCCCGGTGGTGCTGCTGGCCCATCAACCGGTGCAGGCCCAGGAGGCCGCCCGCTTCGGCGTCGACCTGCAGCTCTCCGGCCACACCCACGGTGGTCAGCTCGTGCCGTTCAACCTGTTGGTGGGGCTGGCGCAGCCGGTGGTCTCCGGCCTCGGCTCCGTCGACGGCACCCAGGTGTACGTGACCAACGGTGCCGGCTTCTGGGGGCCGCCGGTGCGGGTCGGCGCGCCGCCGCAGGTCTCCCTGGTCGAGCTGCGGGCCGGCTGA
- a CDS encoding DUF4192 domain-containing protein, with product MTPIDPTASLTVREPADLIAAVPYLIGFHPADSVVVVGLRDATVVFAARADLLDDTVSEDTRATATAQLMAIVERQRVDAAVLLGYGPAAAVDPALDATTASLRQHGIPLLDALRVTDDRYWSFFCEDLACCPPEGHRIAPGVSPLAVAATVAGQVALPDRATLQRQVEPITGPARAALRAATERARARRSALLGEAPPSDLLGARTLRRAGEKTVRMLLDRQRRGIAPTDDDIAWLTLLLTDLSVRDHAWERITDESWQVTFWQDVARRAEPELAAGPASLLAFAAWRNGNGALARVALDRALDAEPGYTMAQLMDDVLIRGIPPAALGPWPKPGEEPASGGTRTDTRTARRRRPRGERRDRARPAGPRPAGPHRP from the coding sequence ATGACACCGATCGATCCCACTGCTTCACTCACCGTCCGCGAGCCGGCCGACCTGATCGCCGCCGTGCCGTACCTGATCGGCTTCCACCCCGCCGACAGCGTCGTGGTGGTCGGGCTGCGCGACGCGACCGTCGTCTTCGCCGCCCGAGCCGACCTGCTCGACGACACGGTTTCCGAGGACACCCGGGCTACGGCGACCGCCCAGCTGATGGCGATCGTCGAACGGCAACGGGTGGACGCCGCAGTCCTGCTCGGCTACGGACCGGCCGCCGCCGTCGACCCGGCCCTGGACGCGACCACCGCCTCGCTGCGCCAACACGGCATCCCACTGCTCGACGCGCTGCGGGTGACCGACGACCGCTACTGGTCCTTCTTCTGCGAGGACCTCGCCTGTTGCCCACCCGAGGGTCACCGCATCGCGCCGGGTGTCAGCCCGCTGGCCGTCGCCGCCACCGTCGCCGGCCAGGTCGCCCTGCCCGACCGGGCCACCCTGCAGCGGCAGGTCGAGCCGATCACCGGCCCGGCCCGCGCGGCGCTGCGAGCCGCGACCGAGAGGGCCCGCGCCCGTCGGTCCGCCCTGCTGGGCGAAGCCCCGCCGAGTGACCTGCTCGGCGCGCGCACTCTGCGCCGCGCAGGTGAGAAGACCGTCCGGATGCTGCTCGACCGACAACGGCGCGGCATCGCCCCGACCGACGACGACATCGCCTGGCTCACCCTGCTGCTGACCGACCTGTCGGTGCGCGACCACGCCTGGGAACGGATCACCGACGAGTCGTGGCAGGTCACCTTCTGGCAGGACGTCGCGCGGCGGGCCGAGCCGGAGCTGGCGGCCGGGCCGGCCAGCCTGCTCGCCTTCGCCGCCTGGCGCAACGGCAACGGCGCGCTCGCCCGGGTCGCCCTGGACCGGGCCCTCGACGCCGAACCCGGCTACACGATGGCCCAGCTGATGGACGACGTGCTGATCCGGGGCATCCCGCCGGCGGCGCTCGGCCCCTGGCCCAAGCCGGGCGAGGAGCCGGCGAGCGGCGGCACCCGTACCGACACCCGGACCGCCCGCCGTCGTCGCCCGCGCGGCGAGCGTCGGGACCGCGCCCGCCCCGCCGGCCCTCGCCCCGCCGGCCCCCACCGACCGTGA
- a CDS encoding glycosyltransferase family 2 protein, producing the protein MPTLIDVVLPCLDEAAALPGVLAALPPGYRAVVVDNGSRDGSPEVAARHGARVVHEPRRGYGAAVHAGLLAAETELVCVLDADGSFDPAQLPALVELVAAGRAELAVGRRRPVSASAWPWHARAGTALVAALLRNRGVPLWDLSPIRVARRQALLDLGVEDRAFGYPLELLIRAAGAGWRIVELDVRYAPRAAGTRSKVSGSVRGTYRATRDFVGVLRTVGHSR; encoded by the coding sequence ATGCCGACCCTGATCGACGTTGTGCTGCCCTGCCTCGACGAGGCCGCCGCCCTGCCGGGCGTACTTGCCGCGCTGCCGCCCGGCTACCGGGCGGTCGTGGTCGACAACGGTTCGCGGGACGGCTCACCGGAGGTCGCCGCCCGGCACGGTGCCCGGGTGGTGCACGAGCCGCGCCGTGGGTACGGGGCCGCCGTCCACGCCGGCCTGCTGGCCGCCGAGACGGAGCTGGTCTGCGTGCTGGACGCGGACGGCTCGTTCGATCCGGCGCAACTGCCCGCACTGGTCGAGTTGGTGGCGGCGGGCCGGGCGGAGCTGGCCGTCGGCCGCCGTCGTCCGGTCTCGGCGTCGGCGTGGCCCTGGCACGCCCGCGCCGGCACCGCACTGGTGGCTGCGTTGCTGCGCAACCGGGGCGTGCCGCTGTGGGACCTGAGCCCGATCAGGGTGGCCCGCCGGCAGGCACTGCTGGATCTCGGGGTCGAAGACCGGGCGTTCGGCTATCCGCTGGAGCTGCTGATCCGCGCGGCCGGCGCCGGGTGGCGGATCGTCGAGCTGGACGTCAGATACGCGCCACGGGCGGCCGGCACCCGGTCGAAGGTCTCCGGTTCCGTCCGTGGCACGTACCGCGCGACCCGCGACTTCGTCGGTGTGCTGCGTACGGTGGGCCACTCCCGGTGA
- a CDS encoding class I SAM-dependent methyltransferase, whose translation MTIDIRQRAADSGFVAPLDAVVRGGHWLVQGDGTRWRLPVRRWHGAPEPAVDAVVARCAGPTLDLGCGPGRVTAALARAGVTALGVDVSAQAVSLTRSRGVVAIHRDLFDRLPGEGRWAHAVLLDGNIGIGGDPVALLRRCGRLIHPRGNLLVELEPPGVGLWRGDAYVTSAPRRGRHRPGPAFRWARLDVAAVRDTAADSGLSVSDLFRVDGRWFGELRPTS comes from the coding sequence GTGACCATCGACATCCGTCAGCGCGCAGCCGACAGCGGCTTCGTGGCCCCGCTCGACGCCGTCGTGCGGGGCGGGCACTGGCTGGTACAGGGGGACGGGACGCGGTGGCGGCTGCCGGTGCGGCGGTGGCACGGGGCACCCGAGCCGGCGGTCGACGCGGTGGTGGCCCGATGCGCCGGGCCGACGCTCGATCTCGGCTGCGGACCGGGCCGGGTCACCGCCGCCCTGGCCCGGGCCGGGGTGACCGCCCTCGGGGTCGACGTCTCGGCGCAGGCGGTCTCGTTGACCCGGTCCCGAGGCGTGGTCGCGATCCACCGGGACCTGTTCGACCGACTTCCCGGTGAGGGCCGTTGGGCGCACGCCGTCCTGCTCGACGGCAACATCGGCATCGGCGGCGACCCGGTCGCGCTGCTGCGCCGCTGCGGCAGGCTGATTCACCCACGGGGGAACCTGCTGGTCGAGTTGGAGCCGCCCGGGGTGGGGCTGTGGCGTGGGGACGCGTACGTGACGTCCGCGCCCAGGCGCGGGCGACACCGGCCGGGGCCGGCTTTCCGCTGGGCCCGTCTGGACGTTGCGGCGGTACGGGACACGGCCGCCGACAGCGGGCTGTCCGTGAGTGACCTGTTCCGCGTGGACGGACGCTGGTTCGGCGAGTTGCGGCCCACAAGTTAG
- a CDS encoding NAD-dependent epimerase/dehydratase family protein: MRILLTGAAGFIGSHIADLLVDDGHEVLALDALLPQAHGGEPPEWTGRHDLIHGDVRDGELLDRLLPGVDAVCHQAAMVGHGLDPSDAPSYAGHNDYGTAVLLAAMHRARVTSLVLASSMVVYGEGRYTCARHGTVRPAPRRPADLAAGRYDPGCPRCGDALAWATVPEDAPLDPRSTYAATKLAQEHLASAWARQTGGGCWALRYHNVYGPRMPRDTPYAGVASIFRSALADGRPPQVLEDGRQQRDFVHVTDVARVNVRALVAEPPVGGGLVPVNVCSGEPHTVGDLARTLATAMGGPDPLVVGGARAADVRHVVADPSRAADLLGFTAGVRFADGVAAFATDPLREPAVGVG; this comes from the coding sequence ATGCGGATTCTGCTCACCGGCGCGGCCGGGTTCATCGGGTCGCACATCGCCGACCTGTTGGTCGACGACGGGCACGAGGTGCTGGCGTTGGACGCGTTGCTGCCGCAGGCACACGGCGGTGAGCCTCCCGAATGGACTGGCCGGCACGACCTGATCCACGGGGACGTGCGCGACGGTGAGCTGCTCGACCGGCTGTTGCCCGGCGTGGACGCGGTCTGCCACCAGGCGGCGATGGTGGGGCACGGCCTCGACCCGTCGGACGCGCCGAGCTACGCGGGCCACAACGACTACGGCACGGCGGTGCTGCTCGCCGCGATGCACCGGGCCCGGGTGACCAGCCTGGTGCTGGCCAGCTCGATGGTGGTGTACGGCGAAGGCCGGTACACCTGCGCCAGACACGGCACCGTACGGCCGGCGCCGCGTCGTCCGGCGGACCTGGCGGCCGGCCGGTACGACCCGGGCTGCCCACGTTGCGGCGACGCGTTGGCGTGGGCGACGGTCCCGGAGGACGCCCCGCTGGACCCGCGCAGCACGTACGCGGCGACCAAACTCGCCCAGGAGCATCTGGCGTCGGCGTGGGCCCGCCAGACCGGCGGCGGCTGCTGGGCGCTGCGCTACCACAACGTGTACGGCCCCCGGATGCCCCGCGACACCCCGTACGCGGGGGTGGCGTCGATCTTCCGGTCGGCGCTGGCCGACGGCCGGCCGCCACAGGTGTTGGAGGACGGTCGGCAGCAGCGTGACTTCGTCCACGTCACCGATGTCGCACGGGTCAACGTCCGGGCGCTGGTCGCCGAGCCGCCGGTGGGCGGCGGCCTGGTGCCGGTGAACGTCTGTTCCGGCGAGCCGCACACGGTCGGTGACCTGGCGCGGACGCTGGCCACGGCGATGGGGGGACCCGACCCGCTGGTCGTCGGCGGTGCCCGCGCCGCAGACGTCCGGCACGTGGTGGCCGATCCCAGCCGGGCGGCGGACCTGCTGGGCTTCACCGCTGGGGTGCGGTTCGCCGACGGGGTGGCGGCGTTCGCGACCGACCCGCTGCGGGAGCCGGCGGTCGGCGTCGGCTGA